A window from Fervidicoccaceae archaeon encodes these proteins:
- the rrp41 gene encoding exosome complex exonuclease Rrp41, which yields MKLINEDGLRIDGRRPDQMRPISMSVGVLKNAQGSALVSYGKTTVIAAVYGPREALPRHMTLPDRAILRVRYHMAPFSTTERKSPAPTRREVELSKVIRESLESSIFTELYPRTTIDIFIEVLQADGGTRTTSLTAASLALADAGIPMRDLIAGVAVGKVNGKLVLDINEAEDSGGEADMPVAMMPNLGKIVLLQLNGSLTRDEFKEALRMATKAIREIYLIQKQTLRDNYARMTEEEKEAESA from the coding sequence ATGAAGCTAATAAATGAAGACGGGTTGAGAATCGACGGAAGGAGACCAGATCAAATGAGACCAATTTCAATGAGCGTTGGAGTTCTCAAGAATGCTCAGGGCTCAGCTCTTGTATCCTATGGAAAGACAACAGTCATAGCAGCTGTATACGGTCCAAGAGAAGCTCTTCCCAGACACATGACCCTTCCAGACAGGGCTATTTTGAGGGTAAGATATCACATGGCTCCATTCAGCACAACAGAGAGGAAGTCACCTGCTCCCACGAGGAGAGAGGTTGAGCTATCAAAGGTTATTAGGGAATCGCTAGAATCATCAATATTCACCGAACTCTATCCAAGGACCACAATCGATATCTTCATAGAGGTTCTACAGGCTGATGGAGGGACCAGGACTACTAGTCTGACTGCTGCTAGCTTAGCATTGGCTGATGCTGGAATACCAATGAGGGATCTGATAGCAGGCGTCGCTGTAGGTAAAGTGAATGGAAAACTTGTGCTGGATATAAATGAAGCTGAAGATAGTGGAGGGGAGGCTGATATGCCTGTAGCCATGATGCCCAATTTAGGAAAGATAGTGCTTTTGCAGCTGAACGGCTCTCTCACGAGAGATGAGTTCAAGGAAGCCTTGAGAATGGCTACGAAGGCAATTAGGGAAATATACCTCATTCAAAAACAGACTCTCAGAGATAATTATGCTAGAATGACTGAAGAAGAGAAGGAGGCTGAAAGCGCATGA
- the rrp4 gene encoding exosome complex RNA-binding protein Rrp4, with protein sequence MSEIPRPVFYIQQRDIVLPGDLIAEGKIETNSVYLYKEGNKYYSSIIGLAEIKEDKVYLIPMEHAYIPKPNDMVVGLITDVGPTYWTVDINSPYEGQLPVGETLLRQTQATVDTLRKFLSIGDHVLLRVLAFDRLRDPVLTMRGKGLGKITQGKVIELSSRVANLLLFRKRTLVELIAKETETSIFVGNNGRIWLYGKDPILEDIAILALKKIDSSDISVIGISNILEFIREEKARRGDRK encoded by the coding sequence TTGAGTGAAATTCCGAGGCCAGTGTTTTACATACAACAGAGGGATATCGTGCTTCCCGGAGATTTAATAGCTGAGGGAAAAATAGAAACTAACAGCGTTTATCTATACAAGGAAGGAAACAAATACTATTCAAGCATTATTGGCTTGGCAGAGATAAAGGAAGACAAAGTTTACTTAATTCCCATGGAACATGCTTACATTCCGAAGCCGAATGACATGGTAGTAGGACTGATAACCGATGTTGGTCCCACATATTGGACTGTGGACATAAATAGCCCCTATGAGGGGCAGCTTCCAGTTGGTGAGACCCTTCTCAGGCAGACTCAAGCAACAGTGGATACATTGAGAAAGTTCCTAAGCATAGGGGATCACGTTCTCCTAAGAGTTCTTGCTTTTGACAGACTAAGAGATCCCGTCCTCACAATGAGAGGAAAGGGACTCGGCAAAATTACCCAAGGAAAGGTCATTGAGCTCTCGTCTAGAGTAGCAAATTTACTCCTATTTAGAAAAAGAACCCTTGTAGAATTGATCGCTAAAGAAACCGAAACCAGCATCTTCGTTGGAAACAACGGCAGAATTTGGCTGTATGGAAAAGATCCCATTCTGGAGGACATAGCTATATTAGCGTTGAAAAAGATCGATTCTTCTGACATATCTGTGATCGGCATCTCTAATATCTTGGAATTCATACGTGAGGAAAAAGCAAGAAGAGGTGATAGGAAATAG
- a CDS encoding ribosome assembly factor SBDS, whose amino-acid sequence MSSKEYIVAKYDHKGKHFEILVDPNLAFQYRESGKPGIEEVVKSEFIYKDVRKGLKASPEDIKSVFGTEDFKTVAEKILKEGELQLTTEQRRKMLESKKKLIVTYISRNAIDPKTKLPIPPQRIEKAMEEARIGIDIYKSVEEQAIAVVKAISRLMPIKMARAILEITIPPEHSSRAFSEAKSLGITHKVDWKNDGSVLIELEIPAGLQEEVIDKLNKLTKGEVSVKVLKVE is encoded by the coding sequence ATGTCCTCAAAAGAATATATTGTAGCAAAATATGATCACAAGGGAAAGCACTTCGAAATATTAGTCGACCCCAATCTCGCTTTCCAATATAGAGAGAGCGGAAAACCAGGCATTGAGGAAGTAGTCAAGAGCGAATTCATCTATAAGGACGTTAGGAAGGGTCTAAAAGCCTCTCCTGAGGACATAAAATCAGTTTTTGGCACAGAGGATTTCAAGACTGTAGCAGAGAAGATATTGAAGGAAGGAGAGCTCCAGCTTACTACCGAGCAGAGAAGGAAAATGCTTGAATCGAAGAAGAAACTAATAGTAACTTACATATCCAGAAATGCCATCGATCCAAAAACAAAGCTCCCCATTCCGCCGCAGAGAATTGAGAAGGCAATGGAGGAAGCAAGAATTGGAATAGATATCTACAAATCCGTTGAAGAGCAGGCCATAGCTGTTGTTAAAGCGATCTCGAGGCTCATGCCAATAAAAATGGCAAGGGCCATTCTCGAGATTACGATACCCCCCGAGCATTCCAGCAGAGCATTCAGTGAAGCAAAGAGCCTGGGAATAACTCACAAGGTCGATTGGAAAAATGACGGCAGTGTACTGATCGAGCTGGAAATTCCAGCTGGACTACAGGAGGAGGTTATAGACAAGCTAAATAAACTCACAAAAGGAGAAGTTAGCGTAAAGGTGTTGAAAGTTGAGTGA
- a CDS encoding 30S ribosomal protein S27ae — protein sequence MAEIHNLYEFDYKTGKIRLKNRKCPRCGGIMAFHREPVQRWYCGACGYTEFSTGER from the coding sequence TTGGCCGAGATTCACAATCTCTATGAATTCGACTACAAAACTGGAAAAATTAGGCTGAAAAACAGGAAATGTCCAAGATGTGGAGGCATAATGGCTTTCCACAGGGAGCCAGTCCAAAGGTGGTATTGTGGAGCATGTGGCTACACGGAATTCTCAACGGGAGAAAGGTGA
- the kae1 gene encoding KEOPS complex N(6)-L-threonylcarbamoyladenine synthase Kae1, with translation MWLHGILNGRKVRVLGIESTAHTLGIGIAQNYPPYILSNEKSKYEPVLGGIHPREASRNHAEKIGEVLKSALNKANLTIKDIDAIAVALGPGMGPCLRVGATAARALASYYDKKLVPVNHSIAHIEIGNLLSGFEDPLIIYVSGGNTSIVAYGQKRYRVFGETQDIALGNLRDVFAREAGIAPPYIVNGWHALDLCARRSQTKEILDLPYIVKGQDVSYAGLLTSALKKLREGYKLEDICYSVVEISFSMITEVAERGLAHTRKQEVLLTGGVSASQILDEKVKLMAESHGARYYNVPPAYAGDNGAMIAWTGVLAYLSGVSIDPREATIDQRWRIEEVEIPWRN, from the coding sequence ATGTGGCTACACGGAATTCTCAACGGGAGAAAGGTGAGGGTTTTAGGAATAGAGTCAACAGCACATACTCTTGGAATCGGAATTGCGCAGAATTACCCTCCATATATTTTGTCAAATGAAAAAAGCAAATATGAACCTGTCTTAGGAGGAATTCATCCCAGAGAAGCTTCAAGAAATCATGCTGAAAAGATAGGTGAAGTTCTAAAGAGCGCCCTCAATAAGGCAAATCTAACGATAAAAGACATTGATGCAATAGCGGTTGCCCTGGGGCCAGGAATGGGGCCATGCTTGAGAGTTGGTGCTACAGCAGCGCGAGCCCTAGCTTCCTATTATGATAAAAAGCTGGTTCCTGTGAACCATAGTATAGCACATATAGAGATTGGCAATCTTTTATCCGGATTCGAAGACCCATTAATCATCTATGTTTCTGGGGGAAACACGAGCATAGTAGCTTACGGACAGAAGAGATATAGAGTTTTTGGAGAGACGCAGGATATAGCTCTTGGAAATCTAAGAGATGTATTTGCAAGAGAAGCGGGAATTGCTCCACCTTACATAGTAAATGGATGGCATGCTCTCGATCTCTGTGCAAGAAGGTCTCAAACCAAGGAGATACTAGATCTGCCCTACATAGTAAAGGGGCAGGATGTATCCTATGCAGGTCTATTGACTTCCGCTCTGAAGAAACTAAGGGAGGGCTATAAGCTGGAAGATATCTGCTATTCTGTTGTTGAAATAAGCTTTTCAATGATTACGGAAGTTGCGGAGAGGGGCCTCGCACATACCAGGAAACAGGAAGTGCTTCTGACTGGAGGTGTATCGGCAAGCCAAATACTGGATGAAAAGGTCAAGCTCATGGCTGAAAGTCACGGTGCAAGGTACTATAACGTACCACCAGCTTATGCTGGAGACAATGGAGCAATGATAGCTTGGACAGGAGTTCTTGCATATCTCAGCGGAGTTTCAATAGATCCGCGAGAAGCAACTATCGATCAGCGATGGAGAATAGAAGAGGTAGAGATTCCTTGGAGAAACTGA
- a CDS encoding Kae1-associated kinase Bud32, translated as MEKLKIAPLSWGAESNLYLGHYLGRKVVVKERIRKPYMPPKLSERLVRERTISEARILWEANLIGVKAPLPLKVEPEAGVIIMSYIEGKLLRDMIFAGENEQLIREIMRIVGEYVAKLHNFHIIHGDLTTSNIIYKTEAGPFIIDFGLSFRSKRVEDKAMDLRVLERAVESTHPEHKDELMPLFYEKYFSEVNESELIGKSLEEIRLRGRYIKERQKQ; from the coding sequence TTGGAGAAACTGAAGATTGCCCCCCTATCATGGGGAGCAGAATCCAACTTATACCTGGGACATTATTTAGGAAGAAAGGTTGTGGTGAAGGAGAGAATCAGGAAACCCTACATGCCACCAAAGCTATCAGAAAGGTTAGTTAGAGAGAGAACAATTTCCGAGGCCAGAATATTATGGGAGGCAAATTTGATAGGTGTAAAGGCTCCTCTTCCTCTAAAGGTGGAACCTGAAGCCGGAGTAATAATAATGAGCTACATAGAGGGGAAACTGCTGAGAGATATGATTTTCGCTGGAGAAAACGAACAGCTAATCAGGGAAATAATGAGAATTGTAGGAGAATATGTTGCGAAGCTCCACAATTTTCATATAATACATGGCGATCTCACAACTTCAAACATCATCTATAAGACTGAAGCAGGTCCATTCATAATTGACTTCGGGCTAAGCTTCCGTTCAAAACGAGTTGAAGATAAGGCAATGGATTTAAGAGTTTTGGAGAGAGCCGTTGAGAGCACCCATCCTGAGCATAAAGATGAGCTAATGCCCCTTTTCTATGAGAAATATTTTTCGGAAGTAAATGAGAGTGAATTGATTGGGAAAAGCTTGGAAGAAATTAGACTTAGAGGAAGATATATAAAGGAGAGGCAGAAGCAATGA
- a CDS encoding XTP/dITP diphosphatase — protein MRLFILTHNDSKFSEIAEVLLEYGIEAIQLRKKKFEIQADEVSEIAFRAAEHECRELNTPIAVDDTALYIEALRGFPGPYAEYVFRTIGISGILKLMEGKNNRKARFVTAVAYCNGRSVRVFEGILEGTISDEARGEFGFGFDPIFIPEGSLKTLAEMTIAEKNMISHRAVAFRKLAEWLNNNKE, from the coding sequence ATGAGGCTGTTTATCCTAACACACAACGATTCGAAATTCTCCGAGATCGCTGAGGTTCTACTAGAATATGGAATTGAAGCTATTCAGCTTAGAAAGAAAAAGTTCGAGATTCAGGCAGATGAAGTTTCTGAAATAGCTTTCAGAGCAGCAGAGCACGAGTGCAGAGAGCTCAACACTCCCATAGCTGTAGATGATACAGCACTATATATAGAGGCTTTGAGGGGATTTCCTGGGCCCTATGCAGAATATGTTTTTAGAACAATAGGTATTTCAGGTATCTTGAAGCTGATGGAAGGGAAAAATAATAGAAAAGCACGCTTCGTTACTGCTGTAGCATATTGCAATGGAAGATCTGTGAGGGTTTTTGAGGGGATCCTTGAAGGAACTATATCTGATGAAGCTAGAGGTGAGTTTGGTTTTGGATTCGATCCAATTTTTATCCCCGAAGGTAGTTTAAAGACTCTTGCAGAAATGACCATAGCGGAAAAAAACATGATCAGTCATAGGGCTGTAGCTTTTAGAAAGCTTGCTGAATGGCTAAATAATAATAAAGAATAA
- a CDS encoding SLC13 family permease — translation MPSTRTKVIGLVAVILLVFLLALVSGLNLKQVVSLTALAMFIGGSFTFWSFRVAFAFAGVSLLLFTDVIDIPHVIQFSNIDVIIFLISMMIIVGFLEERKFFDWITAKMIYSLINRPSFVFASILLSSFILAALVDEVTSILITLALTIRVCKYYNIDPLPISIFEVFTTNIGSSATVVGNPIGVLIAFRAGLTFFDFIRWSFPIALVSVAVVVLIGEFYFREEKELAKKKKHDEEELRGLEELAKYKKELNTPTALFLAVLIGLILHHHLEAYFNLPKNSLLLAVAMLGAGVALFIEHEKAVDLVERRVDWWTLVYFLLLFASVGTIQYTGISNIIVEKVEQVTQGNIIYLMLLISAIVGGITSVMDNVLAVSIAIPIVNSMVGTLNTFPIWWISLISGTYWGNATIIGSTANIVMAGYLEKMKKRGEHIGELSMIKWIKLGIPISAITFFIAFFLLYMQMGLMPHK, via the coding sequence ATGCCGTCGACTAGAACTAAAGTGATAGGTCTAGTTGCCGTTATTCTACTAGTCTTCCTACTCGCGCTGGTTTCAGGTCTGAATTTGAAGCAAGTTGTCAGCCTCACAGCATTAGCAATGTTCATAGGAGGATCATTCACTTTCTGGAGCTTCAGAGTAGCCTTCGCATTTGCAGGCGTTTCTCTTCTCCTCTTTACAGATGTTATAGATATTCCCCATGTAATTCAATTCTCCAATATTGATGTGATTATATTCCTGATTTCAATGATGATAATTGTCGGATTTCTGGAGGAAAGAAAATTCTTCGACTGGATAACAGCTAAAATGATATACTCTCTGATTAATAGGCCTAGTTTTGTTTTTGCCTCAATTTTGCTATCCTCGTTCATACTTGCTGCGCTGGTAGATGAAGTAACTAGCATTCTGATAACTTTGGCTTTGACCATAAGAGTCTGCAAGTATTACAACATAGATCCTCTGCCAATATCAATATTCGAAGTCTTCACAACGAATATAGGCAGCAGCGCAACTGTTGTAGGCAATCCAATTGGTGTGCTGATCGCCTTCAGAGCTGGACTGACATTTTTTGATTTCATAAGATGGTCCTTTCCAATTGCCCTTGTGAGTGTAGCTGTGGTTGTTTTGATAGGTGAATTCTACTTCAGAGAGGAAAAGGAACTTGCAAAAAAGAAGAAGCACGATGAAGAAGAACTGCGAGGTCTTGAAGAGCTAGCAAAATATAAGAAAGAACTAAACACTCCTACCGCATTATTTCTTGCTGTTCTCATTGGTCTTATTCTTCATCACCATCTAGAAGCCTACTTCAATCTTCCGAAGAACTCTCTTCTCCTTGCTGTTGCTATGCTTGGAGCAGGAGTAGCGCTGTTCATTGAGCATGAGAAGGCCGTAGATCTAGTCGAGAGAAGAGTTGACTGGTGGACGCTGGTCTATTTCCTGCTTCTATTTGCCAGCGTGGGGACAATCCAATACACAGGTATTTCCAATATAATTGTTGAAAAAGTTGAGCAGGTCACTCAGGGAAACATAATATACCTAATGCTTTTAATAAGCGCAATTGTTGGAGGAATAACTTCTGTAATGGACAACGTCCTTGCTGTATCCATTGCAATACCAATAGTCAATTCGATGGTTGGCACCTTGAATACTTTTCCTATATGGTGGATCTCCTTGATTTCTGGAACATATTGGGGGAATGCAACTATAATTGGCTCAACTGCCAACATAGTTATGGCCGGATATCTGGAAAAAATGAAAAAGAGAGGAGAACATATAGGGGAGCTAAGCATGATAAAATGGATAAAACTGGGGATACCAATATCAGCAATCACGTTCTTCATAGCTTTCTTCCTACTATACATGCAGATGGGGCTTATGCCCCACAAGTAG
- a CDS encoding UPF0147 family protein has product MSAQGNEEKIKSAIMMLTKIVNDASVPRNIRRVATEAINQLSVKNLSAGVRAANAIHVLDEISQDPNMPVHTRIAIWNIVSLLENVRD; this is encoded by the coding sequence ATGAGCGCTCAGGGAAATGAGGAGAAAATAAAAAGTGCAATAATGATGCTCACTAAAATAGTCAACGATGCTAGTGTCCCAAGGAACATTAGGAGAGTCGCCACTGAGGCGATCAATCAGTTGAGTGTGAAGAACCTAAGTGCTGGAGTAAGAGCAGCCAACGCCATACATGTGCTAGATGAGATCAGCCAGGATCCGAACATGCCCGTGCATACGAGAATAGCTATTTGGAATATTGTTAGCTTGCTAGAAAACGTTAGAGATTGA
- a CDS encoding electron transfer flavoprotein subunit alpha/FixB family protein, with translation MDEYKGIMVYAENHAGVIHPVTFELLAKARELAEKKGTLVSAALAGWNVKEKANELIHRGADIVYLIDDERLKDFDVIAHRNALIKIIETAKPEAVLFGATNSGRTLAPRVSSYLRTGLTADCTDLFVDEKGNIVQVRPAFSGNIFAYIITRTKPVMSTVRYRTFKPLESDPGRMGKIFELYLDNFEETGYKVLKKLEREKVNISEAELIVSVGRGVKKKEDLQMIYELASLLGATVGASRPLVDDDWISRDHQVGFSGNIVKPKVYIAIGISGSPQHVVGMKDSGTVISINIDPSAPIGEYSDYLIVGDLYEIVPRLISEIRKLKEQKQ, from the coding sequence ATGGATGAATATAAAGGGATAATGGTGTATGCTGAAAATCACGCTGGAGTCATACACCCTGTGACGTTTGAGCTTTTGGCGAAAGCTAGAGAGCTCGCAGAGAAGAAGGGGACATTGGTTTCGGCAGCCCTCGCGGGCTGGAATGTGAAAGAAAAGGCCAACGAGCTAATACACAGAGGAGCAGACATCGTATATTTGATAGATGATGAGAGACTAAAAGACTTTGACGTGATCGCCCACAGAAATGCCCTAATAAAAATCATTGAAACAGCAAAACCTGAAGCAGTTCTGTTCGGTGCTACTAACAGCGGAAGAACTTTGGCGCCGAGAGTGTCATCATATCTGAGAACTGGTCTTACGGCTGACTGCACCGATCTCTTCGTTGACGAAAAGGGAAACATAGTTCAAGTCAGGCCAGCCTTCTCTGGGAACATATTCGCTTACATAATCACAAGAACAAAGCCTGTTATGAGCACGGTAAGATATAGAACATTCAAGCCGCTTGAAAGTGATCCCGGAAGAATGGGAAAAATCTTTGAATTATATCTCGACAACTTTGAAGAGACAGGATATAAAGTACTAAAGAAGCTTGAAAGAGAAAAGGTCAACATTTCAGAGGCAGAGCTAATAGTCTCTGTTGGTAGAGGTGTTAAGAAGAAGGAAGATCTACAAATGATATACGAGCTTGCTTCCTTGCTTGGAGCGACTGTGGGAGCATCGAGACCACTGGTAGATGATGACTGGATTTCCAGGGATCATCAAGTTGGCTTCAGTGGAAACATTGTCAAGCCCAAAGTCTATATTGCTATAGGTATCTCGGGAAGTCCTCAGCATGTTGTTGGAATGAAGGATAGCGGAACAGTGATTTCAATTAACATAGATCCTTCTGCTCCAATAGGTGAGTACAGCGATTATCTAATAGTTGGAGATTTGTATGAAATAGTTCCCAGGCTGATCAGTGAAATCAGAAAGCTAAAGGAACAGAAACAGTGA
- a CDS encoding electron transfer flavoprotein subunit beta/FixA family protein — translation MRPLQIVVLMKPVPDMDKVKFDVEKGTIVRESSELQINPFDLHAIEAAVQIKEKVGGQVTVISMAPLHAQDALREALSRGCDRAILLSDRRFAGADTLATAYALASAIKKLGTFDLIISGEKSVDGDTAQVPPEVAEFLGIPHASYVSKILEVEEKKIRVITEQESPYEIELFFPTLLQVTKEAAKPRVPLLKDKLRAKKANIEIWNADYLSDVADIKQFGFSGSPTIVSKIIVPKPKTRNKQVLNPEEGIQKIIEILKKEGML, via the coding sequence TTGCGTCCCCTGCAAATAGTTGTCCTTATGAAGCCCGTTCCCGACATGGACAAAGTAAAGTTCGACGTTGAAAAAGGAACAATCGTGAGAGAATCCAGTGAACTTCAGATAAATCCATTTGATCTTCACGCAATTGAAGCTGCTGTGCAAATCAAGGAGAAAGTTGGAGGGCAAGTCACAGTTATCAGCATGGCCCCGCTTCATGCACAGGATGCATTGAGAGAGGCCCTTTCAAGAGGGTGCGACAGAGCGATCCTTCTTTCCGATAGGAGATTTGCTGGAGCAGATACATTGGCTACAGCCTATGCGCTGGCCAGTGCCATTAAGAAACTTGGTACCTTCGATCTCATAATATCAGGGGAAAAGAGCGTTGATGGAGACACGGCACAGGTTCCTCCCGAGGTCGCAGAGTTTCTCGGGATCCCCCATGCTAGCTATGTCAGCAAGATTCTTGAAGTTGAGGAGAAAAAGATTAGAGTAATAACAGAACAGGAATCGCCGTACGAGATCGAGCTATTCTTTCCAACACTGCTTCAAGTAACTAAGGAGGCAGCAAAGCCCAGAGTTCCACTGCTGAAGGATAAGCTGAGGGCAAAAAAAGCCAACATAGAAATTTGGAATGCTGACTATCTTTCCGACGTTGCTGATATAAAACAGTTCGGTTTCAGCGGTTCTCCAACGATTGTTTCAAAGATAATAGTTCCAAAGCCCAAAACAAGGAATAAGCAAGTTCTGAATCCTGAGGAAGGGATACAGAAAATAATCGAGATCCTTAAGAAGGAGGGCATGCTGTAG